The following are encoded in a window of Pseudalgibacter alginicilyticus genomic DNA:
- a CDS encoding enoyl-CoA hydratase/isomerase family protein has protein sequence MIQPYVTLDIKNEVGYIEFFHPNRNSLPSEILFLLKQSIEEAGKNEAIKVIVLKSGGDRTFCAGASFNEVMAVNSPEEGRVFFSGFAHVINAMRNCPKIIIGRIHGKTVGGGVGLIAATDYCLANTFASIRLSELSIGIGPFVIEPAVSRKIGLSAMSQMTIDAETFFSAEWAKDKGLYADIFEDTETLDIAVKVLAEKLSKYNPEALSRMKSVFWEGTCHWDKLLLERAEISGKLVLSEFTKKTLKRFR, from the coding sequence ATGATTCAGCCATACGTTACCTTAGATATTAAAAATGAAGTTGGTTATATTGAATTTTTTCATCCTAATAGAAATTCATTACCCAGTGAAATATTATTTCTTTTAAAACAATCTATTGAAGAGGCTGGAAAAAATGAAGCTATAAAAGTGATTGTTTTAAAAAGTGGCGGTGATAGAACTTTCTGTGCAGGTGCTAGTTTTAATGAAGTTATGGCAGTGAATTCGCCTGAAGAAGGACGTGTTTTTTTTTCAGGGTTTGCTCATGTCATTAATGCTATGCGGAATTGTCCTAAAATTATTATAGGGCGTATACATGGTAAAACAGTTGGAGGTGGCGTTGGTTTAATAGCGGCAACAGATTATTGTTTAGCCAATACATTTGCTTCTATTCGATTGAGTGAGTTAAGTATTGGTATTGGTCCTTTTGTTATAGAACCAGCCGTTTCAAGAAAAATAGGGTTATCTGCAATGTCTCAAATGACTATTGATGCAGAAACTTTCTTTTCAGCTGAATGGGCAAAAGATAAAGGTTTGTATGCTGATATTTTTGAAGATACCGAAACTTTAGACATAGCTGTAAAAGTGTTAGCAGAAAAATTGAGTAAATACAATCCTGAAGCATTAAGTAGAATGAAATCTGTTTTTTGGGAAGGCACATGCCACTGGGATAAATTATTATTAGAACGAGCTGAGATTAGCGGTAAATTAGTATTAAGCGAGTTTACAAAAAAAACATTAAAACGTTTTAGATAG
- a CDS encoding putative porin, translating into MKRIVLGFFLISLLGQINAQIAPQKRTRTTDTTVVNVKEQDTSKVVRALTKLAGLDGNESAKARIQDYLIISSENDTTYVDTTLTIQKEYKFNYLRKDNFGLIPFSNLGQTYNSLTYNFGSTSLMPEMGARARHFNFMEVEDIYYYRVPTPLTELFFKTALEQGQLLDSFFTVNTSPQFNFSIAYKGLRSLGKYQRQLTSTGNFRFTTNYQTKNNRYIIRAHFVAQDLMNQENGGIKDTSVEDFESGSPETIDRSLLEVNFDGSDDAENILLGKRFHVDHTYRLINKKDSLSENKLSIGHILSFNDKTYQFDQGQSSTIFGDAFKTSNLQDKVTLEDFYNQLHLNFSNNIIGDLQFNISNNNYNYGYNRIVILNDNTIINRLKGNVFSAGGKYHKQYKGFDLQGELGLNIAGDFDGNFLKATASFQLNQDISASATLNHSAKAPNYNVLLYQSDYVNYNWRNNFNNTETQQLAFQLKSNKYATITADFSTISDYTYFKKENDLVEAFQNSNTITYARFKLENEIKFGNFGLNNTILYQKVDGSNNTLNVPELTTRNTLYYANHMFQKALYMQTGLTFNYFTKYYMNGYDPVLAEFYVQTENKYGNFPLLDFFLNVKIRQTRIYVKAEHFNSSLTGYNFYSAPNNPYRDFVVRFGVVWNFFM; encoded by the coding sequence ATGAAGAGAATAGTTTTAGGTTTTTTTTTAATAAGTCTTTTAGGTCAAATAAATGCTCAAATAGCTCCACAAAAAAGAACTCGTACCACTGATACAACAGTTGTTAATGTAAAAGAACAAGATACATCAAAGGTAGTTAGAGCATTAACCAAACTTGCAGGATTGGATGGTAATGAAAGTGCTAAAGCTAGAATTCAAGATTATTTAATTATTTCTTCTGAAAACGATACTACGTATGTAGATACTACTTTAACCATTCAAAAAGAATATAAATTTAATTATCTAAGAAAAGATAATTTTGGATTAATACCCTTTTCTAATTTAGGGCAAACATATAATTCTTTAACCTATAATTTTGGTAGTACTAGTTTGATGCCAGAAATGGGAGCAAGAGCCAGGCACTTCAATTTTATGGAAGTAGAAGATATTTACTACTACCGTGTCCCTACACCCTTAACCGAATTGTTTTTTAAAACAGCCTTGGAGCAAGGACAGTTATTGGATTCCTTTTTTACAGTCAATACATCACCGCAATTTAATTTTTCAATTGCATATAAAGGTCTGCGCTCTTTAGGAAAGTATCAGAGGCAGTTAACAAGTACGGGTAATTTTAGGTTCACCACCAACTATCAAACTAAAAATAATAGATATATTATTAGAGCTCATTTTGTTGCTCAAGACTTAATGAACCAAGAAAATGGAGGAATAAAAGATACCAGTGTAGAAGATTTTGAAAGTGGTAGTCCAGAAACGATAGATCGCTCTCTTTTAGAAGTCAATTTTGATGGCTCTGACGATGCTGAAAATATATTATTAGGGAAACGCTTTCATGTGGATCATACCTATAGACTTATTAATAAAAAAGATTCTTTATCTGAAAATAAGCTTAGTATAGGTCATATCTTATCATTTAATGACAAAACCTACCAATTTGATCAAGGTCAATCAAGTACAATTTTTGGAGATGCTTTTAAAACATCCAATCTTCAAGATAAAGTAACCTTAGAAGATTTTTATAATCAATTGCATTTAAATTTTAGTAATAATATTATTGGAGATTTACAATTTAATATTAGCAATAATAATTATAATTACGGCTATAACAGAATAGTAATACTAAATGATAACACTATAATCAATAGATTAAAAGGGAATGTATTCTCAGCAGGAGGTAAATATCATAAACAATACAAAGGATTTGATTTACAGGGCGAGTTAGGGTTAAATATTGCAGGCGATTTTGACGGCAATTTTTTAAAAGCTACCGCATCCTTTCAATTAAATCAAGATATTTCAGCATCAGCAACACTAAATCATAGTGCGAAAGCACCAAATTATAATGTGTTACTTTATCAAAGTGATTATGTGAATTATAACTGGCGAAATAATTTTAATAATACTGAAACTCAGCAATTGGCTTTTCAGTTAAAGTCAAACAAATATGCTACTATAACAGCAGATTTTTCTACTATTAGCGATTATACTTATTTCAAAAAAGAAAATGATTTGGTGGAAGCCTTTCAGAATAGTAATACCATTACTTATGCAAGGTTTAAATTAGAAAACGAAATAAAATTCGGAAATTTTGGTTTAAACAATACCATATTGTATCAAAAAGTTGATGGAAGTAATAATACTTTAAATGTTCCAGAACTAACAACTCGGAATACTTTATATTACGCAAATCATATGTTTCAAAAGGCATTGTATATGCAAACAGGACTTACATTCAATTATTTTACAAAATATTATATGAATGGTTATGATCCTGTGTTGGCAGAGTTTTATGTGCAAACAGAAAATAAATACGGAAATTTTCCTCTTTTAGATTTCTTTTTAAATGTGAAAATCCGTCAAACACGTATCTATGTAAAAGCAGAACATTTTAATTCTTCATTGACAGGTTATAATTTTTATTCTGCACCTAATAACCCGTATCGCGATTTCGTGGTGCGTTTTGGAGTTGTTTGGAATTTCTTTATGTAA
- a CDS encoding DUF4136 domain-containing protein produces MKKVVYMLPLIAILLVISSCSSVKVATDYDKSANFNQYKTFAFYKTGIDKVEISDLDKRRILRAIEAEMLSKGFTKSETPDLLVSLFTKSHQRVDVYNNAWGYGGWGWGGYGPWGWGYNHLQPSVSTSSQGALYIDLIDADKKELVWQGMGTGYLTQNVEKKDERINEFVAKIMEQYPPGAQQ; encoded by the coding sequence ATGAAAAAAGTAGTTTACATGTTACCACTTATAGCAATATTACTTGTAATAAGCTCTTGTAGCTCGGTAAAAGTTGCAACCGATTATGATAAAAGTGCTAATTTTAATCAATACAAAACCTTTGCTTTCTATAAAACTGGTATTGATAAAGTTGAAATTAGCGATCTCGACAAACGCAGAATTCTTCGTGCTATTGAGGCTGAAATGTTATCTAAAGGTTTTACAAAATCTGAAACCCCAGATTTGCTTGTAAGCCTATTTACAAAATCACACCAACGTGTAGATGTTTATAACAATGCCTGGGGCTACGGTGGCTGGGGATGGGGTGGTTACGGTCCTTGGGGATGGGGCTACAACCATTTGCAACCATCAGTATCTACTTCTTCACAGGGAGCTTTATATATTGATTTAATTGATGCTGATAAAAAAGAATTAGTTTGGCAAGGTATGGGTACGGGCTATCTAACACAAAACGTTGAAAAGAAAGATGAGCGGATTAATGAATTTGTAGCTAAAATTATGGAGCAATATCCTCCAGGAGCACAACAATAA
- a CDS encoding substrate import-associated zinc metallohydrolase lipoprotein: MKKYIYIPFALLSFILVMSCTNGTDSVSGSQIDTSPPILNDLDIWLRSNFVEPYNIEVLYKWDINDTDVDRFLHPPYEVSVQPVAEALQKVWIEPYTALGGADFIKKIAPRQFTFVGSFNYNPNSPTITLGIAEAGAKITLFNIDFLDFTDINSIKQPLKTVQHEYGHILNQNNPIDIEYGLINPENYSAQWFNREDEEARELGYITAYGSSDENEDFVEMVSEMLTNSKEEFDAIVESIQNEESKAIIRQKEAMVAEYYKTEFDIDIYELQALTAAATAELVN; encoded by the coding sequence ATGAAAAAATATATATACATACCGTTCGCTTTATTAAGTTTTATATTGGTAATGTCTTGTACAAATGGGACTGATAGTGTTAGTGGAAGTCAAATTGATACTTCTCCACCTATATTAAATGATTTGGATATATGGTTAAGGAGCAATTTTGTTGAACCTTATAATATTGAAGTTCTTTATAAATGGGATATTAATGATACAGATGTTGATAGGTTTTTGCATCCGCCTTATGAGGTTAGCGTGCAACCAGTAGCAGAGGCTTTACAAAAAGTTTGGATAGAACCTTATACGGCATTAGGTGGTGCTGATTTTATAAAAAAAATAGCACCACGTCAATTTACATTTGTGGGTAGTTTTAATTATAATCCCAATAGTCCAACTATTACATTAGGTATAGCTGAAGCTGGTGCAAAAATAACACTGTTTAATATCGATTTTTTAGATTTTACAGATATTAATAGCATTAAGCAACCACTTAAAACCGTACAACATGAGTATGGGCATATTTTAAATCAGAACAATCCTATTGATATAGAGTATGGGTTAATTAATCCAGAAAATTATTCAGCACAATGGTTTAATAGGGAAGATGAAGAAGCTAGAGAGCTAGGTTATATCACAGCTTATGGTTCAAGTGATGAGAATGAAGATTTTGTTGAAATGGTTTCAGAAATGTTAACCAATTCAAAAGAAGAGTTTGATGCTATTGTTGAAAGTATTCAAAATGAAGAATCAAAAGCAATAATTAGGCAAAAAGAAGCTATGGTGGCAGAATATTATAAAACAGAGTTTGATATTGATATCTACGAATTACAAGCATTAACAGCTGCAGCAACAGCGGAATTAGTAAATTAA
- a CDS encoding RagB/SusD family nutrient uptake outer membrane protein: MKNIKFNIIIWVSLASVSVLVACNDILDEAPDNRIESIDTAEKIEELLTGAYPDAAYVSFLEPMSDNAGDKGPSADTGIDYATTLNQRMYFWEDMNDVDEDSPTNYWNRAYKAIAQANQALASIEALGGGAELDYLKGEALICRAYAHFMLVSIFSKAYNPDTADLDLGVPYVTEPETVLLGEYERGTVKAVYDNIQKDIEVGLPLVKDNYNVKAYHFTIKAANAFASRFYLHKGEWQKVVDHSTIALGANPISVLRDWESQYRPKTYDEQVQRYRSSTAEPANLLVVSAESLYNRYHYSARYQLNSEVASQLFFSRNLTGGRWSFDVYGSSDLYYNLPKFEEYFKVSNQAAGTGTAYVTYVLLSTDEVLLNRAEAYAMLGQLDNALVDISNSYLLKTAANDPLFDPPGVPKNITSSDITDGYGNFPQGIYEPFYTITDTSLPYIAAILDLKQTIFYNDGLRWFDIKRHNIEVRHTDILGNSFLLTKDDSRRQVQIPEAAQSFGIQQNPR, translated from the coding sequence ATGAAAAATATAAAATTTAATATAATCATATGGGTTTCATTGGCAAGTGTAAGTGTTTTAGTGGCTTGTAATGATATTTTAGACGAAGCACCAGACAATAGGATTGAATCTATTGATACGGCAGAAAAAATTGAAGAACTTTTAACAGGTGCTTATCCAGATGCTGCTTATGTTAGCTTTTTAGAACCTATGTCTGATAACGCAGGTGATAAAGGCCCCAGTGCAGATACGGGTATTGATTATGCAACCACGCTAAACCAAAGAATGTATTTTTGGGAAGATATGAATGATGTAGATGAAGATTCACCCACCAACTATTGGAATAGAGCTTATAAAGCAATAGCTCAAGCTAATCAAGCGTTGGCGTCTATTGAAGCTTTAGGAGGTGGGGCTGAGTTGGATTATTTAAAAGGAGAAGCACTTATTTGTCGTGCTTACGCTCATTTTATGTTGGTGAGTATTTTTTCTAAAGCTTATAACCCAGATACCGCAGATTTGGATTTAGGTGTGCCTTACGTAACTGAACCAGAAACCGTTTTATTAGGAGAGTATGAAAGAGGTACTGTTAAAGCTGTATATGATAATATTCAAAAGGATATTGAAGTTGGCTTGCCATTAGTAAAAGATAATTACAATGTAAAAGCTTATCATTTTACAATAAAAGCAGCAAATGCTTTTGCTTCGCGTTTTTACTTGCATAAAGGGGAATGGCAAAAAGTAGTCGATCATAGCACGATTGCTTTAGGAGCCAACCCCATAAGTGTTTTAAGAGATTGGGAAAGCCAATACAGACCTAAAACTTATGATGAGCAAGTTCAAAGATATCGGTCATCTACAGCTGAGCCAGCAAACTTATTAGTGGTATCTGCTGAATCACTTTATAATAGGTATCATTATTCCGCGAGATATCAATTGAATAGTGAGGTTGCTAGTCAATTGTTTTTTAGTAGAAACTTAACAGGTGGTAGATGGTCATTTGATGTTTATGGATCTTCAGATTTGTATTATAACCTTCCAAAGTTTGAAGAATATTTTAAAGTAAGTAATCAGGCTGCTGGTACAGGTACTGCTTATGTCACTTATGTGTTATTATCAACTGATGAGGTGTTGCTTAATCGAGCTGAAGCTTATGCGATGTTAGGACAATTAGATAATGCCTTAGTAGATATTAGCAATTCTTATTTATTAAAAACAGCTGCGAATGATCCATTATTTGACCCCCCAGGTGTGCCAAAAAATATTACAAGCTCTGATATTACTGATGGTTATGGAAATTTTCCTCAGGGAATATATGAACCTTTTTACACCATTACTGATACATCATTACCTTATATAGCAGCTATTTTAGATTTAAAACAAACAATTTTTTATAATGACGGGCTGAGATGGTTTGATATTAAAAGGCATAATATTGAGGTGAGACATACTGATATTTTAGGAAATAGTTTCTTACTAACTAAAGATGACAGCAGAAGACAGGTTCAAATTCCAGAAGCAGCACAGTCTTTTGGAATACAGCAAAACCCAAGATAA
- a CDS encoding DUF4230 domain-containing protein produces the protein MKKILFGVAITLIVLFTFKYCDSKEQDKIVLYESSDLIQKQIKNVGKLIVTEGHFSEVFNYRNSKEILSSYFTLEKKALVVVNAEVTVAYDLSKIEFKLDESAKTLTILSIPKEEIKIIPDLEYYDVQSDFFNPFEAQDYNDIKDIIKASLNKKIETSDLKINAKNRLISELSKFYILTNSLGWTLKYHEQPITSMESFQFIKL, from the coding sequence ATGAAAAAAATTCTATTTGGTGTTGCTATTACCTTAATTGTTTTGTTTACTTTCAAGTATTGTGATTCAAAAGAGCAAGATAAAATTGTACTTTATGAAAGTTCAGATCTTATTCAAAAACAAATTAAAAACGTAGGTAAATTAATTGTCACAGAAGGGCATTTTAGTGAAGTGTTTAATTACAGAAATTCAAAAGAAATATTAAGTTCTTATTTTACTTTAGAAAAAAAGGCATTGGTTGTTGTAAATGCAGAAGTAACGGTTGCTTATGACTTAAGTAAAATTGAATTTAAGCTTGATGAGTCAGCTAAGACACTTACTATTTTAAGCATTCCAAAAGAAGAAATTAAAATAATTCCAGATTTAGAATATTATGATGTGCAATCTGATTTTTTTAATCCATTCGAAGCCCAAGATTATAATGATATAAAAGATATAATAAAAGCATCACTTAACAAGAAAATAGAAACTTCAGATTTAAAGATTAACGCAAAAAATAGGTTAATAAGTGAATTATCAAAATTCTATATTCTCACAAATTCTTTGGGATGGACTTTAAAATATCACGAACAACCAATAACATCCATGGAATCCTTTCAGTTCATTAAATTGTAG
- a CDS encoding DUF4302 domain-containing protein, with protein sequence MLVSFLSCNNDNEETLFSETPAERIANQNSELLNLLLSETQGYKVVYFPKNDEFGGFTFYMKFSEDGTVQMTSDFDSETGIETSSYEVRIGTTTELIFTTRNHIQKVSNPDYPGLVGTGFKGTSVFQYFGYENGVINFKDIRNRDLGHFSMTPSNLSNFTAESIEKVEASFARRQSVIPSETTSVIQSLKIETDAKVSRFNLNYDELSLHASPSIIIEENGVATINEFNFGIAFTEEGLIISPALEFEGEVYETFDYDVNSNSFIATVNGTTATIFDSDPAFLKDDVYELGFPGHQEFWYFPEEDGVNPLTSPGFDALVETLNLNLQNDPATSDWSFYGFQYFATPDSDGDVLLVIYLFNPNSGFEAAAYWFTPEIADNKLYLNFTGFLNATGNTVFDSMLPILIFFNSSEGLYFEDHGSFESDTANYINLSSTFISADQPNLRVYGLWYE encoded by the coding sequence ATGTTAGTATCATTTTTGTCATGCAATAATGATAATGAAGAAACACTTTTTTCAGAAACTCCGGCAGAAAGAATTGCAAATCAAAATAGTGAGTTATTAAATTTGCTGCTGTCTGAAACGCAAGGATACAAGGTGGTTTATTTTCCTAAAAATGATGAGTTTGGAGGTTTTACTTTTTATATGAAGTTTAGTGAGGATGGTACTGTACAAATGACTTCAGATTTTGATTCAGAAACAGGTATTGAAACTTCTTCCTATGAAGTGAGGATTGGAACAACGACAGAGTTGATATTTACAACTCGAAACCATATACAGAAAGTAAGTAATCCGGATTACCCAGGTTTAGTAGGAACGGGTTTTAAAGGGACTTCTGTTTTTCAGTATTTTGGTTATGAAAATGGGGTGATTAATTTTAAAGATATCAGAAACAGAGATTTAGGACATTTTTCAATGACGCCTTCTAACTTATCAAATTTTACTGCTGAAAGTATTGAAAAAGTGGAAGCTTCTTTTGCGCGACGCCAAAGTGTTATACCAAGTGAAACAACGTCTGTTATTCAGTCTTTAAAAATTGAAACGGACGCTAAGGTGTCTAGGTTTAACCTTAATTATGATGAGCTTAGCCTTCATGCTTCACCCAGCATTATTATTGAGGAAAACGGTGTTGCTACAATCAATGAATTTAATTTTGGTATCGCATTTACAGAAGAAGGTTTAATTATCAGTCCGGCACTTGAATTTGAGGGTGAGGTTTATGAGACTTTTGATTATGATGTCAATTCTAATAGTTTTATTGCCACAGTAAATGGTACCACAGCAACTATATTTGATTCTGATCCAGCATTTCTTAAAGATGATGTTTATGAATTAGGGTTTCCTGGACATCAAGAATTCTGGTATTTTCCAGAAGAAGACGGTGTAAACCCACTTACTTCACCAGGCTTTGACGCTTTAGTAGAAACCCTAAATTTAAATTTGCAAAATGATCCAGCAACTTCAGATTGGAGTTTTTATGGATTTCAGTACTTCGCTACACCAGATTCAGATGGAGATGTGTTATTAGTAATTTACCTATTCAACCCAAATTCAGGGTTTGAAGCTGCTGCATATTGGTTTACGCCAGAAATAGCAGATAATAAGTTGTATTTAAATTTCACAGGTTTTTTAAATGCTACAGGCAATACCGTATTTGACTCCATGTTACCTATATTGATATTTTTTAATAGTTCAGAAGGACTATATTTTGAAGATCATGGTTCTTTTGAATCTGATACAGCAAACTATATTAATTTATCATCAACATTTATAAGTGCAGACCAACCTAATCTAAGAGTTTATGGTTTATGGTATGAATAG
- a CDS encoding rhodanese-like domain-containing protein, with protein sequence MGFWDFIFGAKKRQIQLFLENDAVILDVRTKKEFDAGAIPNSVHVPLQDLHNHIDKLKAMNTAFVVCCEAGVRASKAVKFLNINNIEATNGGGWHSLAKNYNLMN encoded by the coding sequence ATGGGTTTTTGGGATTTCATTTTTGGAGCAAAAAAAAGACAAATACAGTTGTTTTTAGAAAACGACGCAGTAATCTTAGATGTTAGAACTAAAAAAGAATTTGATGCTGGTGCTATTCCAAATTCTGTCCACGTACCGTTACAAGATTTACACAATCATATTGATAAACTTAAAGCAATGAATACAGCCTTTGTTGTTTGTTGTGAAGCTGGTGTTAGAGCCTCAAAAGCTGTGAAATTTTTAAATATTAATAATATAGAAGCAACTAATGGAGGGGGATGGCATAGTTTAGCAAAAAACTACAATTTAATGAACTGA
- a CDS encoding DUF5522 domain-containing protein, whose protein sequence is MKKIIPIEEGDFYLTPQGYKCFTEQYHLKRGYCCESHCKHCPYGYNKKRI, encoded by the coding sequence ATGAAAAAAATAATTCCTATTGAAGAGGGTGATTTTTACTTAACGCCACAAGGTTACAAATGTTTTACAGAACAATATCACTTAAAACGAGGTTATTGTTGTGAAAGTCACTGCAAACATTGCCCTTATGGTTACAATAAAAAGCGCATATAA
- a CDS encoding 1-aminocyclopropane-1-carboxylate deaminase/D-cysteine desulfhydrase codes for MIFKLQNSINQRVVVPSGFGVELYMKREDAIHPFISGNKYRKLKYNIEEAQKLGFKKLLTFGGAYSNHIAAVAFAGKTFGFETIGVIRGEEVGGKIQENSTLLFAQSCGMQFEFVSREVYRNKNSEDFIESLNHIYKGFYLIPEGGTNLLAVKGCEEILIQSDINFDYISCAVGTGGTISGIINCSQPRQQILGFPALKGSFLQEDISKFANKLNWKLILDYHFGGYAKTNDKLIHFINDFKKENSIPLDPIYTGKMMYGIFNLIKKGYFPVGSKILAIHTGGLQGILGMNKTLKHKKRPLIE; via the coding sequence ATGATTTTTAAGTTGCAAAATAGCATTAACCAACGTGTCGTTGTGCCATCAGGTTTTGGCGTGGAATTATATATGAAACGAGAAGATGCTATTCATCCATTCATTTCTGGAAATAAATATCGTAAGTTAAAGTATAATATTGAAGAAGCCCAAAAGTTAGGCTTTAAAAAGCTTCTTACCTTTGGAGGTGCTTATTCCAATCATATAGCAGCGGTAGCATTTGCAGGAAAAACATTTGGTTTTGAAACCATTGGAGTTATACGAGGTGAAGAGGTAGGGGGTAAAATTCAAGAGAATAGCACTTTGTTATTTGCACAATCTTGTGGAATGCAATTTGAGTTTGTTTCTAGAGAAGTATATCGTAATAAAAATTCAGAAGATTTTATTGAGTCGTTAAATCATATTTATAAGGGTTTTTATTTAATACCTGAAGGGGGTACTAATTTGTTGGCTGTAAAAGGCTGCGAAGAAATTTTGATACAATCAGATATTAATTTTGATTATATTAGTTGTGCAGTTGGTACTGGGGGGACCATTTCTGGAATTATAAATTGTTCACAACCTCGTCAGCAAATTTTAGGTTTTCCTGCTTTAAAAGGCAGTTTTTTACAAGAAGATATTAGTAAATTTGCAAATAAATTAAACTGGAAACTTATTCTTGATTACCATTTTGGTGGATATGCAAAAACTAATGATAAGTTGATTCACTTTATCAATGATTTTAAAAAAGAAAATAGTATTCCATTAGATCCTATTTACACAGGTAAAATGATGTATGGTATTTTCAATTTGATAAAAAAGGGTTACTTTCCTGTGGGGTCTAAAATATTAGCCATTCATACAGGAGGATTACAAGGCATATTAGGAATGAATAAAACTTTAAAACATAAAAAAAGACCTTTAATTGAATAA
- a CDS encoding glucosaminidase domain-containing protein, with protein MNKIVVIFFVGILIFSCGSKKRVVHKRQDNRTNTEQKDNMNTPTNVPKVTTKTYANATEKYIDTFKEIAQEEMRLYNIPASITLAQGILESGSGNGRLSVEANNHFGIKCHNWTGDKIYHDDDEKGECFRKYHDAKYSYRDHSLFLTMRSRYSKLFTLKKGDYKGWAKELRAAGYATDKKYPQKLISLIERYNLHEYDKEVLGHETYHKEVEHNHVNGDENQMANNEEHVVSKGDTLYSISRKYNLTVEELQNMNGLRNTNIGIGQVLKVK; from the coding sequence ATGAATAAAATTGTGGTAATATTTTTTGTTGGAATATTAATTTTTAGTTGTGGTTCCAAGAAACGAGTGGTTCATAAAAGACAAGATAACAGAACGAATACAGAGCAAAAGGATAACATGAACACTCCTACTAATGTTCCTAAAGTAACAACAAAAACCTATGCGAATGCTACTGAAAAATATATTGATACTTTTAAGGAAATAGCTCAAGAGGAAATGCGCTTATACAATATTCCTGCAAGCATAACTTTAGCACAAGGTATTTTAGAATCGGGTTCTGGTAATGGCAGACTTTCAGTAGAGGCTAATAATCATTTTGGAATTAAATGTCATAATTGGACGGGTGATAAAATTTATCATGATGATGATGAAAAAGGCGAGTGTTTCAGAAAGTATCACGATGCTAAATATTCTTATCGAGATCATTCATTGTTTCTAACAATGAGGTCTCGTTATTCTAAACTGTTTACGCTTAAAAAAGGTGATTATAAAGGATGGGCAAAAGAATTAAGAGCTGCGGGTTATGCAACAGACAAAAAATATCCTCAAAAATTAATTAGTTTGATTGAGCGGTATAATTTGCATGAGTACGATAAAGAAGTTTTAGGACACGAAACTTATCATAAAGAAGTAGAACATAATCATGTTAATGGGGATGAAAATCAAATGGCAAACAATGAAGAGCATGTTGTGTCAAAAGGAGATACTTTATATTCAATTTCAAGAAAGTATAACTTAACAGTAGAGGAGCTTCAAAACATGAATGGTTTGCGGAATACAAACATAGGAATAGGTCAAGTTTTAAAGGTTAAGTAA